Part of the Sulfobacillus acidophilus DSM 10332 genome, CCATACAGCATCCGTTCCAGTACGGCTTGGGTCGCCAGCGTCGGGTCCTGAAACTGATGGTAGGTGTCTAACGGAATTTCCTCCGAGCCATCGGCTGCCCGCACCCGTGGGTGCGAAACGGAGATTTTGCGATCCCCCAAAAAGACGCTCCCGACTTCGGTCCCGTGTCGGACCGCTTGGCGTTGCGGATCATGACGTCCTTTAGGCCCCGCTAACTGCTCCACCTCGGCCGCCATCATCTGTTGCAAGACCTGCAATCCGACCCGGATCGACAGCGCCAATAAGCCGTCTTCCGCATCCTGGAGAATGTCTACCCACGGCACGGTCAGCGTCTGTTCCGAGCGGGACTTTTTCGTTATACTGGAAGCCACTAGCGATTCCTCCTTCATGATGGGTTAGACCTCTCTAGTAAACCAGAGAGCCATCGGGATCGCTAGTTTCAATTTCCACGAAAAATGGGGCATTCTCTTTCGATCCAGTCCAAGAAGTGCTCGATGGTTGGGCGCGTTAAATCCTGCAAGCGGATTTTATCGGGGGGCGTGGCACACTGGGTGTCAAAAAACTCGATAAGCAGTTTAAACATATCCCGATAGGACAGCACCGTATTCGTGCTTAATCCCCGCACCCCCGGGAGATACGTGGCCAAGTACTGTGACACGCGGTAGGCGAAATCAGTGGGTTGGGCCATCATTCACCTCCGGAATCGTTGTCCCGGTCACTTGAACGACCGCCGTGATCACCTCAGGATATAAGTCGGCGGTTAGCCGTACATACCCCTCCGTGGCCGTCGGGGAGGCATGGCCGACATAGGCGGACAAAATCGGGAGTGCCGCATATACATCAAGGCCTTCGTCCACAAGATGCTTCAGGGCCCGGACACAAAACGTGTGTCGCAGATCGTGAACGCGCGGTCCGGTTCCCCGTCCCGCATGGGGTATCCCCGCACGCCACAAGCTCTGTCGGAACTGGCGATAAATCCAATGGCGGCTGGGGGGCTGTCCATTCCGGGTTTCAAAAAACCACGTCGGAGCGGGCTGGCGCGTGAGCAGATGTGCCCGCCAGCGTTGTAGGCCGTCTCGGAGGGACGGCGAGACCGCGACTAGCCGATCCTTTCCCCCTTTGCTTTCGCGGATCAGAAGGGTCCCCCGCACCCAATCTACGTCGGCGAACCGGAGCTGACAGGCTTCGGACACGCGCAATCCCGTCCCATATAACAGCCGGAATAGCATGGGCAGCAGAAGATGCTTGTCGGTTCCCGGATAGACCTCCATCGTGTCACACGCGTGAAAAAATCCGGTGATTTCCTTCTCGGAAAAGATATAGGGCACGTATGGTGCCGATTGGCGCTTCAAGGGGGGGAGCAAGGGCGTTATGTAGCCGCGAGATCGGGCCCATTGCAAAAACACTCGAAGACAGCTCACCCGGATCCGCTGGGTTCCCCAGCGTTCACCCGGCACCCGTGCGACCCATCGGTCGACAACTGTCTGGGGAATGACGCGATCCCGGATGGGATCGTCCTGGGCGACTCGAGCGAGCCGGGCGAGCTGCTCCGATTCCACGCGATATCGGTAGCCAAGCGCCTGCTTGTGGGTCACGAACTCGTCGATGAGTCGACCGAGCTCACCGGGCAACGACGGACGGGGTGCCGCCATTAGAATCCCTCCTTATCCACGTTCCAGTCGAACACGGGAACCGGCAGCGCACAACGACGGAGCTGCTCGACCCCGATTTTGAGGTATCCGCTCGTGGTTCGCGTATGCGTATGCCCGAGAATCTCGGCGATAACCGGTAGCGGCACATTGTCTTCGAGCAAGGCGCTGGCCAACGAATGCCGCATGGCATGCGGCCCCGAACGGTGGCCAGGCTTGGGTTCCACACCTCCCCGGGCCATGTATCGTTTGACGATACCGGATAAGGCAGAGGCTGTGAGGGGTTGGATGGGCGGAACGTGGCGGAGAAAAATCACGTGGCCGTCGGTGGGCGGCCGACCATATTTGGCATAATCAATAATGGCCATTCCCACCTCTTCCGGCAGCGGCAAGATGACACGCTTTCCGGTCTTCTCCAACACTCGGTCAATCACGTTACTCTCCCAGCGGAGGTCGGCAAAGGTCAGGTGGCGAATGTCCCCGGACCGGAGACCCAGCCGTGCAGCGAGTAAGAGCATCGCGTAATCCCGCTTCCCGGTGGGATTGGCTCGATCGACCGCCCCGAGGATTTGCTCGATCTCCGCCGCCGAAAAAGTGGAAGGCAAATGCGCGTCCGGCGGCCGCCGGACGTTGGGCACGGCCGGTGACCAATCCTGCGCGACCAGTCCCTGGGTATGCAGATATCGGAGAAAGACGCGCAGAGCGCCGAGCGCATTGTAGAGCGTCGCGGGCGTGTCGCTGCAGAGCATGTCCGTGTAGGCGAGAATCGTAGGGGCCGTGATTTGTGCGAACTCCGTCACATTGTGGTTTTCCAAGTACAGCAGAAACTTCCCCAAGAATTTCTCATACGCTTGAAGCGTCACCGGCGACCGTTGCATGCGCTGGGCCGCTTGAAAATCGGTCAGAACGTCCGAATACCGCATGAGCAGGGAAACCGCCGACGTCCGGTACCGTGGTCTTACCATGCCGTGCAGGTAATACTCGTTGAGGACCGTGATGGCCCGAGCCCGGACCCTGTCCTCATTGGTGAGCGCGGTGAAGATCGTGATATGGTAAACCTCTTCCAGAAAGTCGAGCCCGACCTGGGTATCATAATGGAGGCCACGATCCGCCATATACCCGGCGAGCTGACCCCAGGGACGCCGGTAGCGATTGATAACGGGAGGACCATACCCCACCCGTTTTAATTCGCCTTCGACGCCTGCGAGGAGATCGGCTAGCGGAAACGAACATCGCTGGTTCATGTCATCTACCTCCTTGGTTGTCCTTGTGGGACAGCGCCACTATAGACCAGCCAGGAGGAAATAATGTGAAGTTAAGCGGCCATTAGATGACGGATTTTCTGGCGTGGTGATGACCGACTGGCCATTACGGCCAGCTTATCATTACGTCGCGCATGCGCCCAACACCCGACCAGCGTCGCGTCGGGGACCTCCCGGTACCCGGCATAGCCGTCGCATTGTAAGTACCCGCGAAACCCGGTCAGAAATTTGCGCGCATAGGCTCCGTGGCGCCCCGGCTGATACTCGTATAACACGATGGGCGGGCCGTCCCGCCCGCTCCGATAGAGCCACATATAGGATTTTTGTTCGGCCCGCCGCCCCGGTTCGTGTACCACCGTCAGGGTGGTTTCATCGGCCTGCACGATGTCCCGGTGGACTAACGCCTGTTTCAAGGCCTCATAGACGGGTTTGAGCCAGGTCTGCGCGGCGTAAATCACCCCGTTGGCCAAAGTCTGCCGGGAGAGGTTGTCCCAGGTTTCGTGGAATTTCGCTAGCGCATCCGTTCCCGTCATTTAACCGATTTCCTCGGTTTTTTGGTTGATTTGTGGAGATACGGCGGCTTTTAAGGCCGTTTGTAACAACGGTATCTCGCGATAACCGGGAATGCGTGTTAACGTGTCCTCAATGAAAAAACTGGCCGAAGCCAACCAGCGCAGGACTTGTTGCCCGTTAGTCCAATGTTTCACGTTCTGCGCGTGCGTCCGGAATTGACTGTTGAGCGATTCCATGGCATTCGTGTTGGCCAACGTTTGGCGTAAGAGGCCCGGAAGGCCTAAACGATGCACGGTGAGGGTCTCCTCTAGCCCTTCTCGGAGGCTCCCGGCAGCGCCGGGATGGTCACGTTCCAATTCCTTGGCGATCGCTTCTAGGGCTTGGGCAGCCGTGTCCGCATCCGGTTCCCGATAGGCTTTTCGTAATTTCTGGCGGATGCGGTGTTCCGCCGATTTGGGCAAGTGGTCCAGCACGTTCCGTTGCTTATGGATTTGGCAGCGTTGGATCAGGACCTGATGCCCCCACACCTCCCGCACGGCTTTGGCCAAGGCTTTCGCGCCATCGATCACCACGAGCAACCCCTGCGCGGCCGTCAGGCCGCGGGTGATCCGATCCGGCAATAAGGTCATGACCACCGTATGATTTTCGGTGGCCCCTTCCACCAATCCCAGCACGCGTTTGTGGCCTTCCGCATCAATGCCCAAGGCCCCGACCACCAGGTGGTCGGCCACGCGCAGCCCATCAATCATGAGGACGACCCACGTTCGGTCGTCCAACCGTCGGTTCAGAAAGCGGTCGAGCGCTTGTTGGGTGGCCTGAATAAATCGTCGGCTGACCGTGCTTTTGCTGGGGCCGGGTTGCGCGGCGGCCGCTTCCCAGGCCGCGTCCGCATGGACCTGTTGACGGCTGGCTAAGCCATAGAGCATCCGTTCCAACACCGTCTGGGTGGCAAGAGCCGGGTCCTGAAATTGATGATAGGTCTCTACAGGAATTTCGCCCGACCCATCGGTCGCCCGGACCCGGGGATGGGTGACGGCGATCTTGCGATCGCCCAGATACACACTACCGGCTTCGCTTCCATGTCGCACCGCTTGACGGTGCGGATTATGCCGCCCTGGAGGCCCTGCTAACTGCTCGACTTCGGTGGCCATCATCTGCTGCAAAACCTGCAATCCGATGCGTACCGACAGGGCCAACAGCCCGTCCTGCGCATCGTGCAGGATATCGACCCATGGCACGGTCAGCGTCTGTTCCGGGCGGGGCTTTTTCGTTATACTGGAAGTCACTAGCGATTCCTCCTTCATGATGGATCAGTCCTCTCTAGTAAACCAGAGAGCCATCGGGATCGCTAGTTTCAATTTCCACGAAAAATGGGGCATTCTCGTGAATGGCTTCTTGATCGAGGTCGATCAGAATGGTGGGGGTTATGGATATCCGATGGGATGATACAATGGGGGACATGGTGCGATCAAACACCTCCTGGCTGGACAACGTGAACGGCGATCGACGGGATGAGGTTTCGTTAATCTCAACGACAAGAATCATACATATGTTTCTGTTAGGTAAATTATGCCGAATTGTGGGTTCGGTCCGTGGTGAATGCTGTCGACGGGGTTCTATTCGTTCGCATTGATGAACGCTATTCCGGTCGAGCGATAGCTCGGAACGTTTTTACTATGGGAAATGGTTCTTCGGTACATTCAGTGTAGGGTCGCTTGCCGACAATCATCCAACGCATATCTGCCTGTTTTCTGCCGATTATCTAGCCACGCGAAAGCGCTCGGCGTTTAACAACGGAATCGGGGGCCTCCAGCCCCCGTGTCCCACGGGGCCGGTCAGATCACCCCGTGGGGGATTATCCTATCGGGTTATTTCGGAGGGGGGCTCTCATGATTCCGATTATTGCGCTCGCGGGCCCGGCCGGATCCGGAAAAGACACCGCGGCCCGCGCGATTGTCGACACCTTTGGCTTCACACTGCGACGGTTGGCCGACCCCATTCGGGCCACCTTGGCATTACCGGCATGGCAACAGGCCCTGACCGTCGCGGGGCCGGATGGGCCGCGGCGAGCCGCCCAAGCAATCGGCGATGCGTTTCGGGCGCTCGATCCGGCCCTCCTGGTCCGCCTCGCCCTCACCGATGTTCCGGCGCAGAGCCCGGGCGTGGTAATTCCGGATGTTCGTCTTCTCGCGGAAGCCGAAGCTCTGCGCCAATGGCCGAAGGCGTGGCTCGTCTTTTGCGACACGGATCCCGCCACGCGCGCGCACCGGCTGAGGGCTCGCGATGGCCGCCCGTTATCCGCGGCGGCGGCTCAGCATACCACCGAAGCCACGGTCGACGCCGTCGCCGCGCTGGCCGATTTTCGCTGGGCCAATACCGGCCCCTTCATTGAGACTTGGCCCGTTTTGCGCGCCTGGTTAGAAACGATCGGCTTCCCGCCGGTGATGGTGGGGTGACTCCGCCGTCCGACCGGCTGACGATGGTCGCGACCGTGCTCATCGCCCTCGGGCCGGATGCTGCCGCCGCTATTCTGCGCCACTGGCCGGCAGACCTGGTCGCGGTGTATATGGCCAAATAAAAATGGACAGTTTGGCCATCGTTTTTCCCCAGTTTGGCCATGAAGAATTCCCCAAAATGGCCATTACGATTTGCCACTGTCCTCGCCCGTCTCGGATGGTCAATAGAGGGTCTGTCGACCCACCACCGAGAGGAGGACTTTGCGGAAGGATGCTAAAGATGTCGACCATCGACCAAATTAAGTGGCTACAAGCTCAAGGATATGGGGTGTCAGCCATCGCGGATTTTCTCGGATGTGATCGCAAAACCGTGCGCAAATATCTGCAACAGACCAATTTTTCTCCGACGGTCCCCGTCAAACGACCACGAACCTCCAAACTTGATCCGTATAAAGCGACGATTGATACGTGGTTGGCGGAAGACACGCACCATTGGTATAAGCAACGTCACACGGCCCAACGCATTTTTGACCGGTTGCGGGAGGCGTTTCCGGACTTCCCGGTATCGTATCGAACGGTCCGGCGCTATGTCCACGAGCGGCGCCGGACGGCGCCGACGACCGGAACGTTGGAATTGGAGTGGCATCCTGGGGAGGCCCAGGTCGATTTCGGCCAGGCCGAGGTCATCGAGCACGGCCAACCCGTGCGAATGCACGCCCTCTGTCTCACGTTTCCCTATAGTAATGCCGGCTTTCTGCAGTTGTTCCGCGGCGAGAATGCCGAATGTGTGGTCCATGGCTTGGTCGATATGTTCCACCATATCGGGGGGGCCCCACGGCGCCTGGTCTTCGACAATGCCAGCGGCGTCGGTCGGCGGATCGGAGACCAGATTCGGTTGACCGATCTGTTTGCCCGCTTTCAAGCCCACTACGGGGTCGAGACGACCTTCTGCAATCCGTATGCCGGCTATGAAAAGGGGAACGTGGAGAACAAGGTCGGCTATTTTCGGCGCAATGTGCTCGTCCCACCCCCGGTCATTACCGATTTGGTCGTCACCAACCAGGCGCTGCTGATCCGCAGTGAACGAGACGGGGAGCGTCTCCATTATAAAAAAGGGCAGCCGATCCGGGTCCTCTTTGGGGCCGATCGCGAGGCGCTGCGGGCTCTCCCCCCACAGGCCTTCGCGCCGTACCGCTATACCCAAGTCCGGACCGATCAACAAGGCCGCTTTTGTCTCGAGGGC contains:
- a CDS encoding integrase family protein (PFAM: Phage integrase family~COGs: COG4974 Site-specific recombinase XerD~InterPro IPR002104~KEGG: hmo:HM1_2952 phage integrase~PFAM: Integrase, catalytic core, phage~SPTR: Phage integrase), yielding MAAPRPSLPGELGRLIDEFVTHKQALGYRYRVESEQLARLARVAQDDPIRDRVIPQTVVDRWVARVPGERWGTQRIRVSCLRVFLQWARSRGYITPLLPPLKRQSAPYVPYIFSEKEITGFFHACDTMEVYPGTDKHLLLPMLFRLLYGTGLRVSEACQLRFADVDWVRGTLLIRESKGGKDRLVAVSPSLRDGLQRWRAHLLTRQPAPTWFFETRNGQPPSRHWIYRQFRQSLWRAGIPHAGRGTGPRVHDLRHTFCVRALKHLVDEGLDVYAALPILSAYVGHASPTATEGYVRLTADLYPEVITAVVQVTGTTIPEVNDGPTH
- a CDS encoding integrase family protein (PFAM: Phage integrase, N-terminal SAM-like domain; Phage integrase family~COGs: COG4974 Site-specific recombinase XerD~InterPro IPR004107:IPR002104~KEGG: bts:Btus_2748 integrase family protein~PFAM: Integrase, catalytic core, phage; Integrase, N-terminal SAM-like, phage~SPTR: Integrase family protein); protein product: MNQRCSFPLADLLAGVEGELKRVGYGPPVINRYRRPWGQLAGYMADRGLHYDTQVGLDFLEEVYHITIFTALTNEDRVRARAITVLNEYYLHGMVRPRYRTSAVSLLMRYSDVLTDFQAAQRMQRSPVTLQAYEKFLGKFLLYLENHNVTEFAQITAPTILAYTDMLCSDTPATLYNALGALRVFLRYLHTQGLVAQDWSPAVPNVRRPPDAHLPSTFSAAEIEQILGAVDRANPTGKRDYAMLLLAARLGLRSGDIRHLTFADLRWESNVIDRVLEKTGKRVILPLPEEVGMAIIDYAKYGRPPTDGHVIFLRHVPPIQPLTASALSGIVKRYMARGGVEPKPGHRSGPHAMRHSLASALLEDNVPLPVIAEILGHTHTRTTSGYLKIGVEQLRRCALPVPVFDWNVDKEGF
- a CDS encoding transposase mutator type (PFAM: Transposase, Mutator family~COGs: COG3328 Transposase and inactivated derivatives~InterPro IPR001207~KEGG: sth:STH2279 transposase~PFAM: Transposase, mutator type~SPTR: Transposase), whose translation is MTSSITKKPRPEQTLTVPWVDILHDAQDGLLALSVRIGLQVLQQMMATEVEQLAGPPGRHNPHRQAVRHGSEAGSVYLGDRKIAVTHPRVRATDGSGEIPVETYHQFQDPALATQTVLERMLYGLASRQQVHADAAWEAAAAQPGPSKSTVSRRFIQATQQALDRFLNRRLDDRTWVVLMIDGLRVADHLVVGALGIDAEGHKRVLGLVEGATENHTVVMTLLPDRITRGLTAAQGLLVVIDGAKALAKAVREVWGHQVLIQRCQIHKQRNVLDHLPKSAEHRIRQKLRKAYREPDADTAAQALEAIAKELERDHPGAAGSLREGLEETLTVHRLGLPGLLRQTLANTNAMESLNSQFRTHAQNVKHWTNGQQVLRWLASASFFIEDTLTRIPGYREIPLLQTALKAAVSPQINQKTEEIG
- a CDS encoding Integrase catalytic region (PFAM: Integrase core domain~COGs: COG4584 Transposase and inactivated derivatives~InterPro IPR001584~KEGG: toc:Toce_2227 integrase catalytic region~PFAM: Integrase, catalytic core~SPTR: Integrase catalytic region) — encoded protein: MSTIDQIKWLQAQGYGVSAIADFLGCDRKTVRKYLQQTNFSPTVPVKRPRTSKLDPYKATIDTWLAEDTHHWYKQRHTAQRIFDRLREAFPDFPVSYRTVRRYVHERRRTAPTTGTLELEWHPGEAQVDFGQAEVIEHGQPVRMHALCLTFPYSNAGFLQLFRGENAECVVHGLVDMFHHIGGAPRRLVFDNASGVGRRIGDQIRLTDLFARFQAHYGVETTFCNPYAGYEKGNVENKVGYFRRNVLVPPPVITDLVVTNQALLIRSERDGERLHYKKGQPIRVLFGADREALRALPPQAFAPYRYTQVRTDQQGRFCLEGQHWYSSAPEYAHRALIVRVGAHSVEPLATDGRPMTHHPRVYGPGRSDSTDYRTTVHRVAQRPGAWRNSPLRSGLPESVRRVLDSASRADVQAALEGLAQCADRWGFDHAVRALEEAVAAGRIQTADVVALGSRLALGPQESVNGVDLRLYDTLLEGRRAR